The DNA window TGTTCCGTGATCAGGCATCCCTAAAATATCAAACTCTACGGGTGGTCCTTCGCTATTGGTATACCAGCGCAGTGCGGGATTAATGATGACCTCGTCTCCAGCAGCAAAGTCGATGACATCTTCGCCCACTGACTCTACTATACCTGCCCCATCAGAGCCGACGATCATTGCCTCAGGATTGTCACCATAACGCTTGATTAAGCCCAAGTCTCTCCGATTGATGCCTGCTGCTTTTAGCGATACGACCACTTCTTCTGACTTCGCTAGCGGTTCTGGCATATCTTTTAGTTTCCATTCTCCAGATTCCATTACAAATGCTTTCATTTTGTTCATCCTTTCTGAAAATACTCACTAAACAACTCCAACTGTGTCTTACTAATAATATCTTGTGAAAAAAGCGGCACTTGCACCAATTTTTGTTTTGGAAAAGTTTCTTCGATCTGCTGTAAATACTTTTTCTCGTGTTTTTTTCTCTCCATTAAAAATTCACCATCTGCCTCTTCTGGCAGAATTTTATTGATAATCAACGTTTTTACATGAAGATGATATTGATGCAATAAATCCAATGCTTTTTTGGTTTCCAGAATAGGCAGCCGTTCTGGATTTAAGACGAAGATAAATCCTGTTTCTTTTTCATCTAGCAAGAGATCCCGTGCTTTAGAAAAACGCTCTTGTCGTTCTCTCAACACGTCATAAATAGGATCTTCACGAGGTTCACCATCATTTAGCAACTGTGTATAGTTTTCGTTCGTCTTACGCCGTTTTTCAAGTAACCCGTCAATCCAAACACCCATCAACTCAGGCAAAGTCAAAAGCCGGATAGTATGACCAGTCGGAGCTGTATCGAACACCAATTTGTCGAAGTTTTGTCGTTCTTCTAAAATAATATGAATTAGTTTATCGAACAATGCTGCTTCATCTGCACCTGGAGAAGCTTTCGCCGTATCCAATTGTCGGTTCACTTCCTCCATCATGCTGGAGTGAACCGTACCTTTGATATTGGCTTTTACTGTTTTAATGTAGTTATCCGTTTCAATTTCAGGATCAATTTCCAGCGCGTAGAGATTGTCGGCAATTGCTTTTGTTTTACCGCCAATGTTCTCATTAAAAATATCGCCCACATTATGTGCTGGATCTGTTGAAATCAATAAAGTTTTATTGCCTTCTTTGGCTGATCTCCAGGCAATGGCTGCAGCAGATGTCGATTTTCCAACGCCACCTTTGCCTCCAACAAAAATGATGCTTTTTGATAGTACATCCATCCTACTCCCTCATTCCTTGTAACCCTAACAGCAACGAATGCCGGTTAACGGTGATTTATCCATGCCCATCCGCAGATGCCAATCATGGAACTCTTCAATCATGTACGGATACAATTCCAATGTGTAGTAATAAACTGGATTGGGAATGCCGAGCATCTCCGAGTAGAGCATTAGAAGAAAGAGATCATCTTCATCTCGAAGTTCACGTGCAATTTCAGTGCGATGCGGCAATTCAAGGACAGCTTCATAGAAAGCGATCAATTGTTTTAATTTATCGAACACCAACATAGTAGCACCTCTCTCTACTAAAAATACAAGGGATCACAAAATGCATGATCCCTTGGCCATTCTTCATTTTATTCTTCTTCTGAGAAACCTGGATCTGTTTTATTCAATAATGCTTGGACAGCGGTTAGGATAATCCATAACGTAAAGACGAAGATGATAGCTCCAAATATGAACAACAGCATACTTGGCTGCTCTGCATACCACGCCCACTGCAAAAACACTTGCTGGAACATCGCCCAAAGCGTCATAAACATAAGGAAAATCATCGGGATGATAGTGATCATGTAATTTCGCCCGAGCTTCTTAAGCCATATGGAAATTAACAATAAACTAATACCCGCGAGTAACTGATTGGCTGTTCCGAACAATGGCCATAACAAGTAACCACCTGACCCAAATCCGTTTGGTCCTTCAGGAAGCAACACTAGTGCTGCACTTGCTCCAACGGCAAGTGTCGTCGCGACGTGTTTTTTCTCAAGAGATGGAATTTTGTATTCGACACCTAATTCCGAAATGATGTAACGCATTAAACGAACCGAAGTATCCAAAGTTGTTGCAGCAAATGAAACAACAATAATCGAAACAATTGTTGAAGCGATTTCCGGCGGAATCAGCAATCCTTGAGCTAAATTGGTAGCACCTTCGATAAAGGCCCCTAAACCAGCTC is part of the Planococcus kocurii genome and encodes:
- a CDS encoding cory-CC-star protein — its product is MLVFDKLKQLIAFYEAVLELPHRTEIARELRDEDDLFLLMLYSEMLGIPNPVYYYTLELYPYMIEEFHDWHLRMGMDKSPLTGIRCC
- a CDS encoding ArsA family ATPase; this encodes MDVLSKSIIFVGGKGGVGKSTSAAAIAWRSAKEGNKTLLISTDPAHNVGDIFNENIGGKTKAIADNLYALEIDPEIETDNYIKTVKANIKGTVHSSMMEEVNRQLDTAKASPGADEAALFDKLIHIILEERQNFDKLVFDTAPTGHTIRLLTLPELMGVWIDGLLEKRRKTNENYTQLLNDGEPREDPIYDVLRERQERFSKARDLLLDEKETGFIFVLNPERLPILETKKALDLLHQYHLHVKTLIINKILPEEADGEFLMERKKHEKKYLQQIEETFPKQKLVQVPLFSQDIISKTQLELFSEYFQKG